One region of Lactobacillus johnsonii genomic DNA includes:
- the miaA gene encoding tRNA (adenosine(37)-N6)-dimethylallyltransferase MiaA, giving the protein MQKIIVLIGPTGIGKTDLALDLAPKINAEIISGDSMQIYQEVSIGTAKPTDEELKRVKHYLINQRSIFEEYSVKDFVAEGTKAVDKIVADGAIPLVVGGTGFYINALVNQLQLGEPGEYQTSVDPQWEEYLKENGENKLWDLLQAKDPAAAEKIAPQNSRRTLRALTVISRTGKLFSEQQRKINPRYDALILGLNSDREEVYRRINMRVDKMMEHGLLQEAKFVYENRSREHQVIQAIGYKEFFPYFSGEKTLDECVNKLKQASRKYAKRQLTYFKHQLPVVWLDPLQDEKVSEKALRKINEFLNK; this is encoded by the coding sequence ATGCAAAAAATTATTGTACTAATTGGCCCAACCGGGATCGGAAAAACAGACCTAGCGTTAGATTTAGCTCCAAAAATTAATGCAGAAATTATTTCTGGTGATTCAATGCAAATCTATCAAGAGGTAAGTATCGGTACCGCTAAGCCAACAGATGAAGAACTAAAACGAGTAAAACACTATTTAATTAATCAACGTTCAATTTTTGAAGAATATTCTGTTAAAGATTTTGTTGCTGAAGGTACCAAAGCAGTAGATAAAATTGTTGCTGATGGAGCCATTCCATTGGTTGTGGGGGGAACCGGATTTTATATTAATGCCTTGGTCAACCAGCTTCAACTTGGTGAACCAGGGGAGTATCAAACAAGCGTTGATCCACAATGGGAAGAATATTTAAAAGAAAATGGAGAAAATAAGTTGTGGGATCTTCTTCAAGCGAAAGATCCAGCAGCAGCAGAAAAAATAGCGCCGCAAAATAGTCGTCGTACTCTTAGAGCATTAACCGTAATTAGTAGAACGGGTAAATTATTTAGTGAACAACAACGAAAGATTAATCCGCGATATGATGCTTTAATTCTTGGATTAAATAGTGATCGAGAAGAAGTCTATCGGAGAATAAATATGCGCGTAGATAAAATGATGGAGCATGGGTTACTACAAGAAGCAAAGTTCGTTTATGAAAATAGGTCTCGTGAACATCAAGTAATTCAAGCTATTGGATATAAAGAATTCTTTCCATATTTTTCTGGAGAAAAGACTTTAGATGAATGTGTGAACAAGCTGAAACAAGCTTCTCGAAAGTATGCTAAACGTCAATTGACATATTTCAAACACCAATTACCTGTTGTTTGGCTTGATCCTTTGCAAGATGAAAAAGTATCTGAAAAGGCTCTTAGAAAAATAAATGAATTTTTAAACAAATAA
- a CDS encoding peptidoglycan D,D-transpeptidase FtsI family protein, translating to MNYLKQSKGSNRNSTSTPLRMKIILGVILVLFLLLIGQLAYLQLFYGGRFQAEVQQTDQKIVSNNVPRGVMYDSSGKVLVGNKANNAITYTKNSSITSSQIYKISNRLSQYITLDDEEPTQRQLYDYYLANSKISEKETAKLPRSERYDSNGDALSSSQIYNNVLKRVEKQDIHFTKRQKTAALIFNKISGAYTLSTIYIKNKGLTDREMALVGEHLSELPGVGIGTDWSRSYPNGKSIKSIIGSVSSEKAGLPSDNLQYYLTQGYSRNDRVGTSYLEEKYEPLLKGTKSKSQVVTKSGDGVEQTKTVYKGQSGASLILTMNAKYQQQVEDALKKQYAAAKAAGATQYSNGAYAVAMNPKTGALLAIAGIDHNAKTNKDTDDALGVINKSFVMGSAVKGATVAGGLMNGVITPTNNVMPDTPIYLPGSPIKKSVYPVGTFGSLDAPTALEVSSNIYMMQLALRWVNAKYTPHSFISMPSDAFTKLRRNFAMFGLGQKTGVDLPGEVSGIQGRSYNSAGQLLTGSVLDLSYGNYDAYTPIQLVQYISTIANGGYRMRPYLVQSVGETNSQGNKVSILHNTKPQVQMRIPWTQDQLDVIHQGMYRVVHGTNSWGTAHSLKNVKPSISGKTGTAQTFYYDEDNPGNPNAPEVINATFVGYAPSKDPEIAVAVVFPGLAPDKEGSYTLQVAKAMVEDYFKLNK from the coding sequence TTGAATTATTTAAAACAGAGTAAAGGTTCGAATAGAAATTCCACTTCGACGCCCCTAAGAATGAAAATTATTTTGGGCGTCATTTTAGTTTTATTTTTATTATTAATTGGTCAATTGGCCTACTTACAGCTTTTCTACGGTGGACGTTTTCAAGCAGAGGTACAGCAAACCGACCAAAAGATTGTATCAAATAATGTACCACGTGGTGTGATGTATGATAGCAGCGGTAAAGTTTTGGTAGGTAATAAAGCTAATAACGCAATTACTTATACCAAAAATTCTAGCATTACGTCTAGTCAAATATATAAAATTTCTAATCGCTTAAGTCAATATATAACACTTGATGATGAAGAACCTACCCAAAGACAGCTTTATGATTATTATTTAGCTAACAGTAAAATATCAGAAAAAGAAACAGCTAAGCTGCCTCGATCTGAACGTTATGACAGTAATGGGGATGCTTTAAGTTCAAGTCAAATCTATAACAATGTCTTAAAACGTGTTGAAAAGCAAGATATCCATTTTACTAAACGTCAAAAAACAGCTGCTTTAATTTTTAATAAGATTTCTGGAGCATACACTTTATCTACTATCTATATTAAAAATAAAGGTCTAACTGATAGAGAAATGGCATTAGTTGGAGAGCACCTATCTGAATTGCCAGGTGTAGGTATTGGAACTGACTGGTCCAGAAGCTATCCAAATGGAAAATCCATTAAAAGTATCATTGGTTCCGTTTCTTCAGAAAAAGCTGGTTTACCAAGTGATAACTTGCAGTACTACTTAACACAAGGTTACTCACGAAATGACCGTGTAGGTACAAGTTACTTAGAAGAAAAGTATGAGCCGCTTCTGAAAGGAACTAAGTCTAAGTCACAGGTAGTTACTAAGTCCGGAGATGGTGTTGAACAAACTAAGACTGTCTATAAAGGACAAAGTGGTGCCAGTTTGATTTTGACAATGAATGCTAAATATCAACAACAAGTAGAAGATGCACTGAAGAAGCAATATGCGGCTGCTAAAGCTGCAGGTGCTACGCAGTATTCTAATGGTGCCTATGCAGTAGCGATGAATCCAAAGACTGGAGCACTTTTAGCGATTGCAGGTATTGATCATAATGCAAAGACTAATAAAGATACTGATGATGCGTTAGGTGTAATTAATAAATCCTTTGTTATGGGGTCTGCAGTCAAAGGGGCAACTGTTGCGGGTGGATTAATGAATGGTGTTATTACACCAACTAACAACGTAATGCCCGATACGCCAATTTACTTGCCAGGTTCTCCAATTAAGAAATCTGTTTACCCAGTTGGTACATTTGGTAGTCTTGATGCCCCAACAGCTCTTGAAGTATCAAGTAACATTTACATGATGCAATTAGCTTTAAGATGGGTAAATGCTAAATATACTCCACATAGTTTTATCTCAATGCCTTCAGATGCATTTACTAAATTGAGACGTAATTTTGCAATGTTTGGTTTGGGTCAAAAAACTGGTGTAGACCTTCCTGGAGAAGTTTCAGGTATTCAAGGTCGCTCATATAACTCAGCTGGTCAATTGCTTACAGGTTCTGTTCTTGACTTGTCTTACGGAAACTATGATGCTTATACGCCAATTCAATTAGTACAATATATTTCAACTATTGCTAATGGTGGATATCGTATGCGCCCATATTTAGTTCAATCAGTTGGTGAGACTAATTCGCAAGGTAATAAAGTATCAATTCTTCATAACACTAAGCCACAGGTTCAGATGCGTATTCCTTGGACGCAGGATCAACTTGATGTTATTCATCAAGGGATGTATCGTGTTGTTCATGGTACTAATTCATGGGGGACAGCCCATTCATTAAAGAACGTTAAGCCTTCGATTTCTGGTAAAACTGGTACTGCTCAGACTTTTTATTATGATGAAGATAACCCAGGTAATCCGAATGCGCCAGAAGTTATTAACGCTACTTTTGTTGGTTATGCCCCATCAAAAGATCCTGAAATCGCTGTAGCTGTGGTCTTCCCAGGACTGGCCCCAGATAAAGAAGGTTCATATACTTTGCAAGTGGCAAAGGCAATGGTTGAAGACTACTTCAAACTTAATAAATAG
- a CDS encoding 5-formyltetrahydrofolate cyclo-ligase, whose protein sequence is MNLINKKDLRNLQIRKLTEFGKTQQKQLEDEILKEKLLKSRLLHQVENVGISISMALEVDTAPIIATLWKIKKKVYIPRCLPNRKMEFTLYNKNTFLEKTKFGVLENHDPKAEVKNDLDLIIVPGLAYGLDKNSRLGFGGGYYDRFLKKYPTQTVSLVNSVQAFDQTKWKIEDHDIPIENLILSK, encoded by the coding sequence ATGAATTTAATTAATAAAAAAGATTTACGAAATTTACAAATAAGAAAACTGACTGAATTTGGAAAAACTCAGCAAAAACAATTAGAAGATGAAATCTTAAAAGAAAAGCTACTTAAAAGCCGATTATTACATCAAGTAGAGAATGTTGGTATTTCTATTTCAATGGCTCTAGAAGTCGATACAGCCCCAATTATTGCTACTTTATGGAAAATAAAAAAGAAAGTATATATTCCACGGTGTTTACCAAATAGAAAGATGGAATTTACACTTTATAATAAAAACACTTTTCTAGAAAAAACTAAGTTTGGAGTTTTAGAAAATCACGATCCAAAAGCTGAGGTAAAAAATGATTTAGATTTAATAATTGTACCCGGATTAGCTTATGGATTAGATAAAAATAGTCGGCTTGGTTTTGGTGGTGGATATTATGATCGCTTTTTAAAGAAATATCCTACTCAAACCGTTAGTCTAGTTAATTCCGTTCAGGCTTTTGATCAAACAAAATGGAAAATTGAGGATCATGATATTCCAATAGAAAATCTTATTTTAAGTAAATGA
- a CDS encoding YfhO family protein, with amino-acid sequence MIINKIKTYFKNKYLYWLSFLLPTCIFASYFLYRGQEILTVDLGQQYIDFLSFYKNNLLSNPLNFIFTFSNGLGSSFIGTSAYYLNSPFNFLLLLFSNSSLPIAILLIISLKVGAIGLSSFFYFQKFFKGDNKIFALAASLAFALSGFVVSYNLNLMWLDSLILLPLLLDAIDKLFEQKKHYFYLTTITFLLWLTNFYTGFMVLFFGLLYFITALINHSFSSKIIFHYFTKSLLGTTLGAFVLLPAFFEILNGKINSDTTLSLGFQFAPYQALDKLVIGAFNFTEMEKGLPNIFLTSIFTLLCLLYFINQHFSLKEKFTSAILLLFLFLSFSFNPLVLLWHLGQYPVWYPARFSFIFSFYAIYLGAQVLAHTHKFNLTSKIASLLLVISLSIFLLLSIHQKEFLSQTNIILTILFLLCSLLIILFFNYKWIPVIFFGIVGLEVSINLLASLDNISYQKNFDYANFTSNVSQTTTYLHKYDSGLYRTEKTFTRSDDDPFSNNYYGVSNFNSISDRAAINLVDYLGLENNDNSFTNNFATPLSDSLLGIKYNIVPIKNRRNLPKKEQVVFTSAFYRPDLVTNTVVKSFKQLQIRKNSSALPLIFISNTHQKITFYNNMPATNQNNLFSSIVGQKLNLFNSLYLTNPSKLKNTKHSKNINEYKKINKNKTATITFNISSFEKGAYYLELPSNLTTNVTSIIVNNHQLNNDDLGISSKLLNIGYYSTNTPIKIVFTLNTENINLNGIRVLQFRENEFNEIIRKFNQKQPITDQTSPISLTLDYTAPKNETLNSTIPYSKNWLIFDNGKLLQTQKFAQTFLSAPLKKGTHHLTLVYVPIAFLIGLIISIISTIILFIFKPKRD; translated from the coding sequence ATGATTATCAACAAAATTAAAACATATTTTAAAAATAAATATCTATATTGGCTTTCTTTTTTACTGCCTACTTGTATCTTTGCAAGCTATTTTCTATATCGAGGCCAGGAAATTTTAACCGTTGATCTAGGTCAACAATATATTGACTTTCTTTCTTTTTATAAAAATAATCTACTCTCTAATCCTTTAAACTTTATTTTTACATTCAGTAATGGTCTAGGGAGTTCGTTTATTGGAACTAGTGCCTATTATTTAAATAGTCCCTTTAATTTTCTACTATTACTTTTTTCAAATTCATCTTTACCAATAGCTATTCTTTTAATTATTAGTCTAAAAGTCGGCGCTATTGGTTTAAGTAGCTTCTTTTATTTTCAGAAATTTTTCAAGGGTGATAATAAAATTTTCGCTTTAGCCGCTAGTCTTGCTTTTGCACTGAGCGGTTTTGTTGTTAGCTATAATTTAAATCTCATGTGGCTCGACAGTCTAATTTTATTACCTCTTTTACTAGACGCAATTGATAAATTATTTGAACAAAAGAAACACTATTTTTATCTTACCACGATCACTTTCTTACTATGGTTAACTAATTTTTATACTGGTTTCATGGTGCTATTTTTTGGCTTACTTTATTTTATTACTGCTCTAATTAATCATTCTTTCTCAAGCAAAATTATTTTCCACTATTTCACTAAGAGTCTCTTAGGCACTACCCTAGGCGCCTTTGTATTATTACCAGCCTTTTTTGAAATATTAAATGGAAAAATTAACTCCGACACTACCCTTTCGCTAGGTTTTCAGTTTGCACCATATCAAGCTCTTGATAAATTAGTAATTGGCGCATTTAATTTTACTGAGATGGAAAAAGGACTACCTAACATTTTTCTAACTAGTATTTTTACTCTATTGTGCCTCCTTTACTTTATCAATCAACATTTTTCCCTAAAAGAAAAATTTACATCAGCTATTTTACTATTATTTCTATTCCTATCTTTTAGCTTTAACCCACTAGTTCTGTTATGGCATTTAGGCCAATATCCTGTTTGGTATCCAGCACGCTTTAGCTTTATCTTTTCTTTCTATGCAATCTATCTGGGTGCTCAAGTTCTCGCACATACACACAAATTTAATCTTACGAGCAAAATAGCTAGTCTGCTTTTAGTAATTAGCTTAAGTATCTTTCTTTTATTAAGTATCCATCAAAAAGAATTTTTGAGCCAAACTAATATTATTCTTACCATCCTTTTTCTTTTATGTAGTTTACTCATAATTTTATTTTTTAACTATAAGTGGATCCCAGTAATCTTTTTCGGAATAGTAGGACTAGAAGTAAGTATTAATCTGCTAGCAAGTTTAGATAATATCTCTTATCAAAAAAATTTTGATTATGCTAATTTCACTAGTAATGTTTCTCAAACTACAACCTATTTACATAAATATGACTCTGGCTTATATCGCACAGAAAAGACATTTACTCGTTCCGATGATGACCCATTCAGTAATAATTATTATGGGGTTAGCAACTTTAATTCTATTTCTGATCGTGCAGCTATTAATTTAGTAGATTATCTTGGGCTAGAAAACAATGATAATTCTTTTACCAATAATTTCGCTACGCCCTTATCCGATAGTCTTTTAGGCATCAAGTATAATATTGTTCCCATTAAGAATAGGCGTAATTTACCTAAAAAAGAACAAGTTGTATTTACGAGTGCTTTTTATCGACCAGATTTAGTTACAAATACAGTCGTTAAAAGTTTTAAACAATTACAAATTAGAAAAAATTCATCTGCTTTACCACTTATTTTTATTTCAAATACCCATCAGAAAATCACCTTCTATAATAATATGCCTGCTACAAATCAAAATAATCTCTTTAGCAGCATCGTCGGTCAAAAACTTAATCTTTTCAATAGTTTATATCTAACAAATCCAAGTAAACTAAAAAACACTAAGCATAGTAAGAATATCAATGAATATAAAAAAATTAATAAAAATAAAACTGCTACCATAACCTTTAATATTTCCTCATTTGAAAAGGGAGCTTATTACCTCGAGCTTCCCTCAAACTTAACTACTAATGTCACTTCTATTATTGTTAATAATCATCAACTTAATAATGATGACTTGGGAATTTCAAGTAAATTACTAAATATTGGCTATTATTCAACAAATACTCCCATTAAAATTGTTTTCACTCTAAACACTGAAAATATCAATTTAAATGGTATTAGAGTTCTCCAATTTAGAGAAAATGAATTTAACGAAATTATACGTAAATTTAATCAAAAACAACCAATAACCGATCAAACAAGTCCTATTTCTTTAACTCTTGATTACACTGCACCAAAAAATGAAACTTTAAATTCTACCATTCCTTATTCAAAAAATTGGCTGATTTTTGATAATGGTAAACTTCTGCAAACCCAAAAATTTGCCCAAACATTTTTAAGTGCACCTCTAAAAAAAGGTACCCATCACCTTACTTTAGTTTATGTACCAATTGCTTTCTTAATTGGTCTTATAATTTCGATTATATCAACCATAATTTTATTTATTTTCAAACCAAAAAGGGATTAA
- the rpmG gene encoding 50S ribosomal protein L33 produces MAEHIILECTECGDRSYLSEKNKRKHPERLALKKYCPVERKVTLHRETK; encoded by the coding sequence ATGGCAGAACATATTATCCTTGAATGCACCGAATGTGGCGATAGAAGTTACTTATCTGAAAAGAATAAGCGTAAGCATCCGGAACGTTTAGCTTTAAAGAAGTATTGCCCAGTTGAAAGAAAGGTAACACTTCACCGCGAAACTAAGTAA
- a CDS encoding rhomboid family intramembrane serine protease — protein MQKLNTNRFSSTFVTNAILIVLFVVFIIETIMGGSTNINTLVRLGAMNNQLVTVEHQWWRLFTAQFLHIGWLHIASNAVMIYYMGQFMEPLLGHWRFLTVYLLSGIGGNLLSYAYGSDSVVSAGASTALFGLFGVVIALYLANRAIPAINYLGRQALALAIINLALDLFASHIDILGHLSGLISGFLLGIIFGSAHLRQYHHKLRVIAAVVIIIYVVFCLHQGIVINN, from the coding sequence ATGCAAAAGTTGAATACTAATCGATTTTCTAGCACTTTTGTTACAAATGCGATTTTAATTGTACTCTTTGTTGTTTTCATAATCGAAACAATAATGGGTGGCTCGACTAATATTAATACTCTAGTTCGCCTTGGGGCAATGAATAATCAACTTGTTACTGTTGAACATCAATGGTGGCGTCTGTTTACAGCGCAATTTTTACATATCGGCTGGTTACATATCGCATCTAATGCAGTAATGATTTATTACATGGGTCAATTTATGGAACCACTTTTAGGTCACTGGCGATTCTTAACAGTTTATTTATTGTCCGGGATTGGTGGAAATCTGTTAAGTTATGCATATGGGAGCGATTCGGTAGTTAGTGCCGGGGCTTCTACAGCTTTATTTGGACTTTTTGGTGTAGTAATTGCTCTTTATTTAGCCAATCGAGCAATTCCGGCAATTAATTATTTAGGAAGACAAGCTTTAGCATTAGCTATCATTAACTTAGCGCTTGATTTATTTGCAAGTCATATTGACATCTTAGGCCATCTCAGTGGATTAATATCTGGTTTTCTTTTAGGAATAATTTTTGGTAGTGCCCATTTGAGACAATATCATCACAAGTTAAGAGTTATCGCAGCAGTAGTAATAATTATTTATGTTGTCTTCTGTTTACATCAGGGAATAGTGATTAATAATTAA
- the greA gene encoding transcription elongation factor GreA — MAEKVYPMTAEGKEKLQKELKNLKLVKRPEVIERIKVARSFGDLSENSEYDAAKDEQSAVEQRIVQIEQMLKYAQVVDADSVDPNEVSIGKTVTYTEVGTDDPETYTIVGSDESDPLNGKISNDSPIAQALLGKKKGEKVTINTPGGTFDVTINDVKTLN; from the coding sequence ATGGCAGAAAAAGTTTATCCAATGACTGCTGAAGGTAAAGAAAAACTTCAGAAGGAATTAAAAAACTTAAAATTAGTAAAACGTCCAGAAGTTATTGAACGAATTAAGGTTGCTAGATCATTCGGTGACCTATCAGAAAACTCAGAGTATGATGCAGCAAAAGATGAACAAAGTGCTGTAGAACAACGTATTGTTCAAATTGAACAAATGCTTAAGTATGCACAAGTTGTTGATGCAGATAGTGTTGATCCTAATGAAGTTTCTATTGGTAAAACTGTTACTTACACTGAAGTAGGTACTGATGATCCAGAAACCTATACTATTGTTGGATCTGACGAATCTGATCCGCTTAATGGAAAAATTTCTAATGATTCACCAATTGCTCAAGCTTTACTTGGTAAAAAGAAAGGCGAAAAAGTAACTATCAACACTCCAGGTGGAACTTTTGATGTTACTATCAATGACGTTAAGACATTGAACTAA
- a CDS encoding rhodanese-like domain-containing protein produces the protein MNIFGIINIILIIIILAFALSWLWTWIQSKRVGGALTNEEFEKGKRKAQIIDVREKGPFKKEHILGARNIPYTMFKYQYQEIRPDLPVYLYSDSNALTVRAARFLQKKGYEKVYWLKDGFEKWDGQTKASKY, from the coding sequence ATGAATATTTTTGGGATTATCAACATTATCTTAATCATCATTATTTTGGCCTTTGCTTTGAGTTGGCTTTGGACATGGATCCAATCCAAAAGAGTCGGTGGTGCATTAACTAATGAAGAATTTGAAAAGGGAAAGCGAAAAGCACAAATTATTGATGTGCGTGAAAAAGGACCTTTTAAAAAAGAACATATTTTAGGAGCACGTAATATTCCTTATACAATGTTCAAATATCAATATCAAGAAATTCGTCCAGATTTACCAGTTTATCTTTATTCTGATTCAAATGCCTTGACAGTAAGAGCAGCACGCTTTTTACAAAAGAAGGGGTATGAAAAGGTATACTGGCTAAAAGACGGTTTTGAAAAATGGGATGGTCAAACTAAGGCCTCTAAATATTAA
- a CDS encoding YqgQ family protein → MKNLHDVQKLLKKFNIIVYVGKRKWDIELMGIELDNLYHAGVVSKKEYMNAKLILSHEHEIEEEKETSAKDSNGLS, encoded by the coding sequence ATGAAAAATTTACATGATGTTCAAAAGCTATTAAAAAAGTTTAATATTATCGTTTATGTTGGTAAACGTAAGTGGGACATAGAACTAATGGGAATTGAACTGGATAATTTATATCATGCAGGTGTAGTTTCTAAGAAAGAATACATGAATGCAAAATTGATTTTAAGTCACGAACATGAAATTGAAGAAGAAAAGGAAACTAGCGCAAAAGATAGTAATGGATTATCATAG
- a CDS encoding DUF3042 family protein: MAKKFGAGVVTGVLATVGALAAGLATYKKKVVEPEQKEADRIEQNRIKANRKSYSAHQG, translated from the coding sequence ATGGCAAAGAAATTTGGTGCCGGTGTTGTAACTGGTGTTTTAGCAACTGTTGGTGCACTTGCAGCAGGACTTGCTACTTACAAGAAAAAGGTAGTAGAACCTGAGCAAAAAGAAGCTGACAGAATCGAACAAAATAGAATTAAAGCCAACAGAAAGAGCTACTCAGCTCACCAAGGCTAA
- the mltG gene encoding endolytic transglycosylase MltG — protein MLNQDKKKNHELEEQASKKVTRWILSGLGAILVLVVLIGGCYVGYALQPANRHDEDVVSVHIPAGATNSQIAQILQEKKIIRNAAVFNFWLKSHSATNFQAGNFYLSPSMHNKEIVSQLQGGGGRPVVGHVLIKEGQTIDSIATTVSKNTKYSRQDFLKLMKDKSFMKSLEKQYPKLLTSSMNSKGVRYHLEGYLFPAKYDVYQGASLKELVNQMVDKTDQVLQPYYSSIKKKHLTVQEVLTLASLVEREGVKTKDRRMIAGVFFNRLKANMPLQSDISVMYALNKHKHSLSLKDIKVRSPYNLYVHKGYGPGPFNNPSLDSISAVLNPIKSNYLYFVANLKTGKVYYNENYDEHLKRNSSLGQ, from the coding sequence TTGCTAAATCAAGACAAAAAGAAAAATCATGAGTTAGAGGAACAGGCATCTAAAAAGGTTACTCGTTGGATCCTTAGTGGACTAGGAGCGATTTTAGTTTTAGTTGTCTTGATTGGAGGCTGTTACGTAGGATACGCACTTCAACCAGCCAATCGACATGATGAAGATGTTGTTAGTGTTCATATTCCTGCGGGAGCAACTAATAGTCAAATTGCTCAAATTTTACAAGAGAAAAAGATTATTAGAAATGCGGCCGTTTTCAACTTTTGGTTAAAGAGTCATAGTGCGACAAATTTTCAAGCAGGGAATTTTTATTTATCACCTTCAATGCATAACAAAGAGATTGTGAGCCAATTGCAAGGTGGAGGTGGTCGTCCAGTTGTTGGTCATGTTCTAATAAAAGAAGGACAAACAATTGATAGTATTGCTACTACAGTTAGCAAGAATACCAAGTATAGTCGACAAGATTTCTTAAAGCTAATGAAAGATAAGAGCTTTATGAAGAGTTTGGAGAAGCAATATCCTAAACTTTTAACTAGTTCTATGAACAGTAAGGGTGTTCGCTATCATTTAGAAGGATATCTCTTTCCAGCGAAATATGACGTTTATCAAGGCGCTTCTTTAAAAGAATTAGTTAACCAAATGGTTGATAAGACTGATCAAGTTTTGCAACCATACTACAGTTCAATTAAGAAGAAGCACTTAACAGTACAGGAAGTTTTAACTTTAGCTTCATTAGTAGAACGTGAAGGTGTTAAAACTAAAGATAGGCGTATGATTGCTGGAGTATTCTTTAACAGACTTAAAGCTAATATGCCACTTCAGTCAGATATTTCAGTAATGTATGCATTGAATAAGCATAAACATTCTTTATCACTAAAGGATATTAAAGTAAGATCACCATATAACTTATATGTTCATAAAGGATATGGACCTGGACCATTTAACAATCCAAGTCTAGATTCAATTAGTGCTGTATTGAACCCAATTAAGTCTAACTATCTCTACTTTGTTGCAAACCTTAAGACTGGTAAGGTTTACTACAACGAAAACTATGACGAACATTTGAAACGAAATAGTAGTTTAGGCCAGTAA